One genomic segment of Terriglobales bacterium includes these proteins:
- a CDS encoding metallophosphoesterase, producing MPTKPNLIGPGGRLFAEPIPGTDEASFRVSNTSSQYYNSPYYLMHKSQVQPIPPAHKNAPMHLNLADFVGPQIIQNIANAGKISFHSVGDTGAAKVNRQQTAGQAIANEAKVSDAMAADLAGNASDAPAFFFHLGDVIYNFGEAQYYYDQFYEPFRAYDRPIFAIPGNHDGSVFGQGSSAPQVPTLTAFLDNFCATNEGVSPDAGGLVRSVMTQPAVYFTLDAPFVSVIGLYSNVLEGPGVISSQGGHYPIVDDQLTFLKSELQRIKPDHDAGKRALIIALHHPPLSADAKHAGSDGAEKDIDNACQQAGVWPDLMLSGHAHLYQRFTRRVANKEIPYIVAGSGGFAATQPQTALGNAPITVGDHTLEINPLVDFGYLIISTDGHTLTVSFRSPTGNGVQELDSVTVDIQKGKITSSGSKGGGKAPGGKPPAGKPPKAPKPPKKKPGGKAPHAGKPHAGHKPAAPKAGKRGRK from the coding sequence ATGCCGACAAAACCAAACCTGATTGGCCCGGGAGGAAGGCTCTTCGCCGAGCCCATCCCCGGCACGGATGAAGCCAGTTTTCGCGTGAGCAATACCAGCTCGCAGTATTACAACTCACCGTATTATCTGATGCACAAGAGCCAGGTGCAGCCTATACCGCCTGCCCACAAGAATGCGCCCATGCATTTGAATTTAGCTGACTTTGTCGGGCCACAGATCATTCAGAACATCGCAAACGCCGGCAAGATCAGTTTTCACTCCGTCGGCGATACCGGCGCAGCCAAGGTGAATCGCCAGCAAACCGCGGGTCAAGCCATCGCAAACGAGGCAAAAGTTTCGGACGCCATGGCGGCCGACCTCGCCGGCAACGCGTCGGATGCGCCTGCTTTCTTCTTTCACTTGGGCGATGTCATCTATAACTTCGGCGAAGCCCAATATTATTATGATCAGTTCTACGAGCCCTTCCGGGCTTATGACCGTCCTATCTTTGCGATTCCCGGAAACCATGATGGCTCTGTTTTCGGCCAGGGATCTTCCGCGCCTCAGGTGCCGACACTCACGGCGTTCTTAGACAACTTCTGCGCGACAAATGAGGGAGTTTCTCCTGATGCCGGGGGGCTGGTGCGAAGTGTAATGACGCAGCCGGCAGTCTATTTCACCTTGGATGCTCCCTTTGTCTCCGTGATTGGGCTCTACAGCAACGTGCTGGAGGGGCCGGGGGTGATCTCCTCGCAGGGCGGCCATTATCCTATTGTGGATGATCAACTGACATTTCTGAAAAGCGAACTGCAGCGCATCAAGCCGGACCACGATGCCGGGAAGCGCGCGCTGATAATTGCTTTGCACCATCCGCCGCTGTCAGCCGACGCCAAGCATGCCGGCTCTGACGGAGCGGAAAAAGATATCGATAATGCCTGCCAGCAAGCCGGCGTGTGGCCTGATCTCATGCTGTCAGGACATGCCCACCTCTATCAGCGGTTTACGCGCCGGGTTGCGAACAAGGAGATTCCATACATTGTCGCCGGCAGTGGCGGTTTTGCTGCCACCCAGCCACAAACTGCTTTAGGGAATGCGCCCATTACGGTGGGCGATCATACACTGGAGATTAATCCGCTGGTTGATTTTGGCTATCTCATCATCAGCACCGACGGGCACACCCTCACAGTCTCATTCCGCTCGCCGACTGGCAATGGCGTGCAAGAGCTCGATTCTGTGACGGTAGACATACAGAAAGGAAAAATCACAAGTTCCGGATCGAAAGGCGGCGGCAAGGCTCCTGGCGGTAAGCCCCCAGCAGGTAAGCCGCCGAAAGCGCCGAAGCCTCCGAAGAAAAAACCAGGAGGCAAGGCGCCGCACGCCGGAAAACCACACGCTGGGCATAAGCCGGCTGCTCCCAAAGCAGGGAAGCGCGGCCGAAAATAA
- a CDS encoding aminotransferase class I/II-fold pyridoxal phosphate-dependent enzyme, which translates to MVDVGPLYSAVPDPDAGLSSLAQGIIGSEILKISAQIRALKAKGAVLCNLTVGDFDPAYFPIPHELLEGTRAALAAGHTNYPPSDGVLALREAVVRLYERELGLKFPLESVLVAGGARPLLYGAYKTLITPGDVAVYPVPSWNNNHYAFLTGAQPVEIAVAPESNFFPTIEQLRPHLKKARLICLNSPLNPTGTAIDRNLLRQISLEVLQENRRRQASDGERPLYLVYDQVYWTLTYGAIKHVTPLELVPEIAPYTLLLDAISKAFCATGLRVGWAVMPPAIRRHMMDILGHIGAWAPKAEQVAVAALLDDPEKIRAFQADLKTKLKTRLDALYEGFSAMKQDGFPVDAVAPQGAIYLSARFDLFGKNVRGNVIRTNEEIRQLLLEEAGVAVVPFQAFGLKEDTGWFRLSVGAVSMEEINAIFPRLRELLAPAVKKAAKKLETYAR; encoded by the coding sequence ATGGTGGACGTGGGGCCTCTGTATTCTGCCGTGCCCGATCCCGATGCCGGACTTTCTTCTCTCGCCCAGGGCATCATCGGCTCAGAAATTCTCAAAATCTCAGCCCAAATTCGCGCCCTCAAAGCCAAGGGCGCAGTGCTTTGCAACTTGACGGTGGGCGACTTCGATCCGGCGTACTTTCCAATTCCCCACGAACTGCTGGAAGGCACCCGCGCAGCCCTGGCGGCGGGCCATACCAACTATCCGCCCTCGGATGGAGTCCTGGCGCTGCGCGAAGCAGTCGTGCGTTTGTATGAGCGCGAGCTGGGGCTGAAGTTTCCGCTGGAATCAGTTCTGGTTGCCGGCGGTGCGCGTCCTTTACTCTATGGCGCGTATAAGACCCTGATCACACCGGGAGATGTGGCGGTGTATCCTGTGCCGTCGTGGAACAACAACCACTATGCTTTTCTCACGGGGGCGCAGCCGGTTGAGATCGCAGTTGCACCTGAATCGAACTTTTTTCCTACCATCGAGCAACTGCGGCCGCATTTAAAGAAAGCCCGGCTGATTTGCCTCAACTCGCCTTTGAACCCGACGGGCACAGCGATTGATCGCAATCTTCTGCGCCAGATCTCGCTTGAAGTGCTTCAGGAAAATAGACGGCGCCAGGCCAGCGACGGCGAGCGTCCGCTTTATCTTGTTTACGATCAGGTTTACTGGACCTTGACCTACGGAGCTATCAAGCACGTCACGCCGCTGGAGCTGGTCCCGGAAATTGCGCCTTACACGCTGTTACTGGACGCAATCTCCAAGGCTTTCTGCGCCACCGGATTGCGCGTGGGTTGGGCTGTGATGCCGCCTGCGATTCGCAGGCACATGATGGACATCCTGGGCCACATCGGCGCATGGGCCCCCAAAGCTGAGCAGGTAGCAGTGGCCGCGCTGCTTGATGATCCGGAAAAAATAAGGGCATTCCAAGCCGATCTGAAGACCAAGCTCAAGACCCGCCTGGATGCACTGTACGAAGGCTTCTCAGCCATGAAGCAGGATGGATTCCCTGTAGACGCAGTCGCTCCCCAAGGCGCTATTTATCTTTCCGCCCGCTTCGACCTCTTCGGCAAAAATGTTCGGGGAAACGTCATCCGAACCAACGAGGAAATTCGCCAGCTTCTATTGGAAGAAGCAGGAGTCGCCGTAGTTCCCTTCCAGGCTTTCGGCCTGAAGGAAGATACCGGCTGGTTCCGGCTCTCGGTAGGTGCGGTCTCCATGGAAGAGATTAACGCTATCTTCCCCCGGCTGCGCGAACTGCTGGCCCCTGCTGTAAAGAAAGCCGCAAAGAAATTGGAAACCTACGCACGCTAA
- the argR gene encoding arginine repressor, with product MSPATKFARQKLIVDVLQHGPAANQDELRKALAKHGLKVTQATLSRDIHKLGLVKTTEGYALSGNDHAPESGLPSAARLLREFVLEIREAQNLLVVKTSIGSAQPVAAALDAEGWEETVGTIAGDDTILIISPDKKSAHKLATRIREMIA from the coding sequence ATGTCACCCGCAACCAAATTCGCACGTCAGAAATTGATCGTGGACGTGCTGCAGCACGGCCCGGCTGCCAACCAGGATGAGTTGCGCAAGGCGCTGGCCAAGCACGGCCTGAAGGTGACCCAGGCCACGCTTTCGCGCGATATCCACAAACTCGGGCTGGTGAAAACCACGGAAGGCTATGCGCTCTCCGGCAACGATCATGCGCCCGAGTCTGGGTTGCCGTCGGCCGCGCGTTTGCTGCGTGAGTTTGTGCTCGAAATCCGGGAGGCCCAGAACCTTCTGGTAGTGAAGACGAGTATCGGCAGCGCGCAGCCAGTAGCTGCTGCCCTGGATGCCGAAGGCTGGGAAGAAACCGTAGGCACCATCGCGGGTGATGACACCATCCTGATTATCTCTCCCGACAAGAAATCAGCGCACAAACTGGCAACCCGCATCCGGGAGATGATCGCCTGA
- the argC gene encoding N-acetyl-gamma-glutamyl-phosphate reductase: MSAPLQTAVVGATGYAGFELARLLMRHPRLSTPLLMRRESEESSKPGTLAEVFPHVYGEPESSLEPFSWSKLKNAGVSVLFLATPHEASREMVPEAIDRGLRVIDLSGAWRLKVAANRKVYAFSDEGSEVATALMQKAVYGLPELRRAEIQHAILLANPGCYATSVILALAPLVCAGMIDRNHDVICDSKSGVSGAGKQPTAKTHFVEVADNFSAYSVFGHRHTGEILEQLGFASGQLVFTPHLLPIPRGILSTIYLRLANESTPQQIEETFRSFYSGKPWVRVFAQPRLPQIQFSLRTNFCDIGLTLAPDGKRLVLVSCLDNLLKGAAGQAVQNLNLMLGWDEREGLN, translated from the coding sequence ATGTCAGCCCCATTGCAAACCGCGGTTGTGGGCGCAACCGGCTACGCCGGCTTTGAGCTTGCGCGCCTGCTGATGCGGCATCCGCGATTGAGTACTCCTTTATTAATGCGGCGTGAGAGCGAGGAGTCTTCCAAGCCCGGAACACTGGCAGAGGTATTCCCTCATGTTTATGGAGAGCCGGAGTCTTCTCTGGAGCCGTTTTCCTGGTCAAAATTGAAGAATGCAGGCGTGTCAGTTTTATTTCTGGCCACGCCCCATGAAGCTTCGCGCGAGATGGTCCCCGAAGCCATTGATCGCGGCCTGCGGGTCATTGATCTCAGCGGGGCATGGCGGTTGAAGGTCGCAGCCAACCGCAAGGTCTATGCCTTTTCCGACGAAGGCTCGGAGGTTGCTACTGCCTTAATGCAGAAAGCTGTATACGGATTGCCAGAGCTGCGCCGGGCTGAAATTCAGCATGCGATTTTACTGGCGAATCCGGGTTGCTATGCAACCTCGGTCATCCTGGCGCTCGCGCCGCTGGTTTGTGCCGGAATGATTGACCGGAACCATGATGTTATTTGCGATTCTAAGTCTGGGGTCTCCGGGGCCGGCAAGCAGCCTACGGCCAAGACCCACTTTGTAGAGGTCGCCGATAACTTTTCTGCCTACTCGGTCTTCGGCCACCGGCATACCGGAGAAATTCTCGAGCAGCTTGGGTTCGCTTCCGGACAGCTTGTCTTCACGCCGCATCTTTTACCGATTCCGCGGGGCATTCTTTCCACGATTTATCTGCGGCTGGCAAATGAGTCGACGCCGCAACAGATCGAAGAGACCTTCCGCAGTTTTTATTCAGGCAAGCCGTGGGTCAGGGTCTTTGCGCAACCGCGATTGCCGCAAATCCAATTTTCACTGCGCACGAATTTTTGCGATATCGGCCTGACTTTGGCGCCCGACGGCAAACGGCTGGTGCTGGTTTCTTGTCTGGATAATCTTCTGAAAGGCGCCGCCGGGCAGGCGGTGCAGAACTTGAACCTGATGTTGGGATGGGACGAAAGAGAGGGGCTGAATTGA